A single Triticum dicoccoides isolate Atlit2015 ecotype Zavitan chromosome 2A, WEW_v2.0, whole genome shotgun sequence DNA region contains:
- the LOC119359239 gene encoding uncharacterized protein LOC119359239 encodes MSSTRTFSPAVVAAAQQHVRAPRGGLPRPRRPTRQAAGSPGQRSAGGGGDAAWGQAGRSWWGAGGGLPAAASSRRQPCRAGAGRAPAGNRELVRRALSPPATGARGAALRRWSFRPMPSRLRNGSCLTSTAAPASPRPS; translated from the coding sequence ATGAGTAGCACCAGAACTTTCtcgccggcggtggtggcggcagcgcAGCAGCATGTCCGCGCGCCGCGCGGTGggctgccgcggccgaggcgaCCCACCAGGCAGGCGGCCGGCTCGCCGGGCCAACGGtccgcgggtggcggcggcgacgccgCGTGGGGGCAAGCGGGGCGCAGCTGGTGGGGCGCTGGAGGTGGATTGCCAGCGGCCGCGTCGTCGAGGCGGCAGCCGTGCAGGGCTGGCGCTGGCCGGGCGCCGGCGGGGAACCGGGAGCTGGTGCGGCGGGCGCTTTCGCCGCCGGCCACGGGCGCGCGCGGCGCGGCGCTGAGGAGGTGGAGCTTCCGGCCCATGCCGAGCCGGCTGCGCAACGGGTCGTGCTTGACCTCGACGGCGGCCCCTGCATCCCCACGGCCATCGTGA